One Pararhizobium sp. IMCC3301 DNA segment encodes these proteins:
- a CDS encoding DNA polymerase Y family protein, whose product MALPDLATDRISRQLWGRSWRFKQHWNGQAECPPLGVIASVKNALRLSALNLAARKAGLYKHQTLADARAILPALECHQADAAADAALLDALADWCERYTPLLAVDTIHGLSGLMLDITGCAHLFNGEEALRLDMISRLTAQGFAANIAIASTPGAAWGMARYGDPATCRLIAPGAERERLAPLPLEALRTEPSTVEELKRVGLKTIGCIMDLPRGPLSLRFGRTLLRRLDQALAREEETISPRIAVAELAAERQFVEPVSLQDDISRTILSLAGNLKPALEKRAIGARVLVLKLFRVDGERRMLSVVTANPEREPAHIGQLFQDRLASLHSPLDAGFGYDLIRLEVAAAEPMVQQQADFVARVPVEDGYNALINRLGARLGTDRVQHFAVNDSHIPERSFGTVSSIHKPIIRPNSKTGRMPPQDALSFAEPSQMQALDMQLTRPVLLLNRPEPVEVMAEIPEGLPQRFRWRRVLYEVAASEGPERIACEWWRDGRQALTRDYFKTEDRDGRRFWLFRQGLYQRESGRPHWYMHGLFP is encoded by the coding sequence ATCGCTCTTCCGGACCTTGCGACCGACCGGATCAGCCGCCAGCTCTGGGGCAGGTCGTGGCGCTTCAAACAGCATTGGAACGGCCAGGCTGAGTGTCCGCCGCTTGGCGTTATCGCTTCTGTCAAAAACGCCTTGCGCCTGAGCGCCCTCAACCTGGCAGCCAGAAAAGCCGGGCTGTACAAACACCAGACCCTGGCAGATGCCCGTGCCATTTTGCCGGCTCTGGAGTGTCATCAGGCCGATGCCGCCGCCGATGCTGCGCTGCTGGACGCCCTGGCAGACTGGTGCGAGCGCTATACGCCTTTGCTGGCGGTGGACACGATCCATGGCCTGTCCGGTCTGATGCTGGACATTACCGGCTGCGCACATCTGTTCAATGGTGAGGAGGCTTTGCGTCTGGATATGATTTCCAGACTGACGGCACAGGGGTTTGCCGCCAATATCGCCATCGCCTCTACGCCGGGAGCCGCCTGGGGCATGGCCCGCTATGGCGATCCGGCAACATGCAGACTTATTGCTCCTGGTGCAGAAAGAGAAAGGCTCGCCCCCTTGCCCCTGGAGGCGTTGCGTACAGAGCCGAGCACGGTTGAAGAGCTGAAACGTGTCGGCCTGAAAACCATCGGCTGCATCATGGATTTGCCGCGCGGGCCGCTGTCCCTGCGGTTTGGCCGGACATTGCTGCGCCGGCTTGATCAGGCGCTGGCCCGGGAAGAAGAAACTATTTCGCCGCGCATCGCTGTGGCGGAGCTGGCGGCCGAACGGCAATTCGTCGAGCCGGTTTCCTTGCAGGATGATATCAGCCGTACCATTCTGTCCCTTGCCGGCAATCTGAAACCTGCTCTGGAAAAGCGCGCCATCGGGGCGCGGGTTCTGGTTCTGAAACTGTTCCGGGTCGATGGGGAGCGGCGCATGCTCAGCGTTGTCACAGCCAATCCCGAGCGCGAGCCGGCCCATATCGGGCAATTGTTTCAGGACCGATTGGCCAGTCTGCACAGTCCTCTGGACGCCGGTTTCGGCTATGATCTGATCCGCCTGGAAGTTGCTGCAGCGGAACCCATGGTGCAGCAGCAGGCCGATTTTGTTGCCAGAGTGCCGGTGGAGGATGGTTACAATGCCCTGATCAACCGGCTCGGCGCGCGGCTTGGCACAGACCGCGTTCAACATTTTGCCGTGAATGACAGCCATATTCCGGAGCGCAGTTTCGGGACAGTGTCCTCCATTCATAAGCCCATTATCCGGCCCAACTCAAAGACCGGGCGGATGCCGCCACAGGATGCCCTGTCGTTTGCAGAGCCTTCGCAGATGCAGGCCCTCGACATGCAGCTCACCCGGCCGGTTCTGCTGCTGAACCGGCCCGAGCCCGTAGAGGTGATGGCGGAAATACCGGAAGGGCTGCCGCAGCGTTTCCGCTGGCGCAGGGTGCTTTACGAAGTTGCCGCCAGTGAAGGACCGGAACGGATTGCCTGCGAATGGTGGCGCGACGGCCGCCAGGCGCTGACCCGGGATTATTTCAAAACCGAGGATCGTGACGGCCGCCGCTTCTGGCTGTTTCGTCAGGGGCTGTATCAACGCGAAAGCGGCCGCCCGCACTGGTATATGCACGGGCTTTTTCCATGA